The nucleotide sequence AATTACGCCCGTACCTGGAGGCGCGCTGCGAAGGTGTACGTGACCTGCGCCGAAGCGACCCGTAATATCATGATGAAGCGTCCGGCCATCGCGCAACGGCACACGAACCATCTTGCGCTTAGCGGCGTCGGTCGCTTTGCGAATGGCTTCGGGAACTTCGCGGGCTTTGCCCGTGCCATAACCAACTTTGCCTTTTCCGTCACCAACGACAACAAGTGCCGCGAATGAGAACCGACGGCCACCTTTGACCACTTTCGCGACGCGATTGATGTGCACCAACCGATCAATCAGGTCTGATTCTTCGCCGCGATCTCTGTTGTCACGATCCCGGCCCCGGCCGCGACCACGGCCTCCTCCGCCACCGCCACCACGAGGGGGACGGCCAGATTCATTATTAGGTGCCTGTGCGGGTGTATCTGCCATAAACCTTGAACTCCTTAGAACGATAAGCCGGCTTCGCGAGCCGCTTCGGCCAGGGCTTTAACCCTGCCATGATATCGATATCCACCACGATCGAAGACGACCTCTTTAACGCCAGCAGCAATCGCGCGATCAGCGATCAACTTGCCAACCTTCGAAGCTGCATCCTTGTTGGACTTGCTCTTGAGCCCCCCAACTACGTCTTTTTCCATCGTC is from Rhodospirillaceae bacterium and encodes:
- the rpsE gene encoding 30S ribosomal protein S5 is translated as MADTPAQAPNNESGRPPRGGGGGGGRGRGRGRDRDNRDRGEESDLIDRLVHINRVAKVVKGGRRFSFAALVVVGDGKGKVGYGTGKAREVPEAIRKATDAAKRKMVRVPLRDGRTLHHDITGRFGAGHVHLRSAPPGTGVIAGGPMRAVFEAMGVQDVVTKSIGTANPHNMIKATFNALGNCLSPRGVAARRGKKVSEIVSRRSGAAAKAEE
- the rplR gene encoding 50S ribosomal protein L18; this translates as MANSRELLKRRSGRVRSKIRRNHTGRARLSVFRSNQHIYAQLIDDTAGTTLAAASTMEKDVVGGLKSKSNKDAASKVGKLIADRAIAAGVKEVVFDRGGYRYHGRVKALAEAAREAGLSF